A stretch of Elephas maximus indicus isolate mEleMax1 chromosome 20, mEleMax1 primary haplotype, whole genome shotgun sequence DNA encodes these proteins:
- the LOC126064000 gene encoding olfactory receptor 8K3-like has product MDKQNLTVIKEFILMGITDPPELQAPFFGLFLIIYMISVVGNLGMIILSKMDSRLKTPMYFFLRHLAFIDLGHSTSVGPKMLVNFVVNQNIIPYIWCAIQLAFFLMFVVSELFIMSGMAYDCYVAICNPLLYKVIMSERVCWGLVIVPYLYSAFLSLLTTIKIFISSFCGYNVISHFYCDSLPLVTLLCSSTLDVGLIVLICSAFNLVSSFLIILVSYVLILATILRMNSAEGRYKAFSTCGSHLIVVFVLYGTLFFMYVQPKSSLSFDTDKMASVFYSVVIPMLNPLIYSLRNKEVKGALHKILKNLCKIPI; this is encoded by the coding sequence atggataAGCAAAACCTAACAGTGATAAAGGAATTCATACTAATGGGGATCACAGACCCCCCTGAGCTCCAGGCTCCATTCTTCGGGttgttcctcatcatctacatgatctcagtggtgggcaacttgggcatgatcatcctcagcaagatggactccaggctaaaaacacccatgtacttttttctcagacatcTGGCTTTTATTGATCTTGGACATTCAACTTCTGTGGGACCCAAAATGTTGGTAAATTTTGTAGTGAATCAAAATATAATCCCTTATATTTGGTGTGCTATACAGCTAGCCTTCTTCCTAATGTTTGTCGTTAGTGAACTTTTCATTATGTCTGGAATGGCCTATGACTGCTATGtagccatctgtaaccctctgctctacaaaGTTATCATGTCTGAAAGAGTATGCTGGGGTCTGGTGATAGTTCCCTATCTCTAcagtgcctttctctctcttctgaccacaataaagatttttatttcttccttctgtggctataatgtcattagtcatttctactgtgacagtCTTCCATTAGTAACGTTGCTGTGTTCAAGCACACTTGATGTTGGACTGATAGTACTAATCTGTTCAGCATTTAATTTAGTTTCATCCTTTCTGATAATTCTTGTGTCCTACGTGTTGATCCTGGCAACTATCCTCAGGATGAACTCTGCTGAGGGGAGGTACAAGGCCTTCTCCACATGTGGATCTCACCTGATAGTAGTATTTGTGTTATATGGGACTCTATTCTTTATGTATGTGCAACCCAAATCCAGCCTTTCCTTTGATACCGATAAGATGGCCTCTGTATTTTACTCTGTGGTAATACCTATGCTAAATCCATTAATATATAGTTTGAGAAACAAAGAGGTAAAAGGTGCCTTGCATAAGATATTGAAAAATTTATGCAAAATTCCTATTTAA